The following proteins are encoded in a genomic region of Leptospira langatensis:
- a CDS encoding hybrid sensor histidine kinase/response regulator, with translation MGICRINIEYELGSSMKEDEEMQDCKENPNSLDHLSLYSETDTTGKVKWNDWFCQVSHFKNIIRHSSDGYAIISLEGKYISVNPGLSRILGYTEKEFQDLNYQSLTHPNDLGSDLDSVQALMAGDGSSLRREKRYKHKNGQYVWIQLDLTLIRDEEGFPQYFAAQLQEISERKRSEKALKESEEKFRQLSETIDEAFWMKDAETQKLLYVSPAYERIWGRSMDSLFENPDSWLNSVHPDDLHLALQTIPKKKEDGNKNEKFRIRLDDGAERWIRLRTFPVFGADGSFERILGVARDVTQQHELERQLAHSQRMESIGSLAGGVAHDFNNILTVILGFSSLLERNRENPEKILQSVEVIRKTAERGTSLVRQLLTLARKVESFFRPIALNDLISEALNIAKSTFPKSISIDSDIPLGLIKINADYTQIHQIFLNLILNAKDAMPTGGNISVSLRTAEDPLSEKGSKMALLEVKDNGTGMDEETKRKIFDPFFTTKEPGKGTGLGLALVYSILENHKGRITVESSLGQGTKFTVYLPVLSESKKEDPFFETSPKDEKKDTRTVLLIEDEEMIRIPLAGYLSEFGHKLYVAQDGEEGIAAYSQHKEDIDVVICDLNLPKANGLEVLRKIRAQDRNLPLFLASGYIDPKIKADLEEIGIKCIIQKPYHFESILKKIQNI, from the coding sequence ATGGGAATCTGTCGTATAAATATAGAATACGAGTTAGGATCTTCCATGAAAGAGGATGAGGAAATGCAAGATTGCAAAGAGAATCCGAACAGTTTAGATCACCTTTCTTTATATAGTGAAACGGATACAACCGGCAAAGTAAAATGGAACGACTGGTTTTGCCAAGTGTCACACTTTAAGAATATCATCCGGCATTCCTCGGATGGATATGCAATTATCTCTTTAGAAGGAAAATATATCAGCGTGAATCCCGGGCTCAGCAGGATCCTAGGATATACAGAAAAAGAATTTCAGGATCTAAATTACCAATCTCTTACTCATCCGAATGATCTTGGATCCGATCTGGATTCTGTCCAGGCTCTTATGGCAGGAGATGGTTCCTCTCTCAGAAGAGAGAAAAGATACAAACACAAGAATGGGCAATATGTCTGGATCCAATTGGATCTAACCCTGATCCGTGATGAGGAAGGTTTTCCTCAGTATTTTGCAGCCCAACTGCAAGAGATCTCGGAGAGAAAACGCTCGGAAAAGGCATTAAAGGAAAGCGAGGAGAAATTTCGCCAATTGTCGGAAACCATTGACGAAGCGTTTTGGATGAAAGACGCAGAAACGCAAAAGCTATTATACGTTAGTCCTGCTTATGAAAGGATCTGGGGAAGGTCTATGGACAGTCTATTCGAGAATCCCGATTCTTGGCTAAACTCGGTGCATCCTGACGACCTACATCTAGCTCTGCAAACCATCCCTAAGAAAAAGGAAGATGGGAATAAGAACGAGAAGTTCCGGATCCGATTGGATGATGGTGCGGAGCGTTGGATACGACTTCGCACATTTCCGGTATTCGGCGCAGATGGTAGCTTTGAAAGAATCTTAGGTGTAGCGAGAGACGTTACCCAACAGCATGAGCTGGAAAGGCAATTGGCTCATTCCCAAAGAATGGAATCCATCGGCTCGCTTGCAGGAGGAGTCGCTCACGATTTCAATAATATACTTACAGTGATTCTAGGTTTCTCCTCCCTACTGGAAAGGAACAGAGAGAATCCGGAAAAGATCCTACAATCCGTTGAGGTCATCCGAAAGACTGCGGAAAGAGGAACATCTTTAGTAAGGCAACTCTTAACTTTGGCAAGAAAGGTAGAGTCCTTCTTTCGGCCGATTGCTTTGAACGATCTGATCTCGGAAGCATTGAATATTGCCAAGTCCACATTCCCGAAATCCATCTCTATCGATTCGGATATACCTCTTGGCCTGATCAAGATCAACGCCGATTACACCCAGATCCATCAGATCTTTTTAAATCTCATCCTGAATGCAAAAGACGCTATGCCTACAGGAGGAAATATTTCGGTAAGCCTCCGGACTGCCGAAGATCCACTTTCCGAAAAAGGGTCCAAGATGGCTTTATTGGAAGTTAAGGACAATGGGACGGGGATGGACGAAGAGACCAAGCGTAAGATCTTCGACCCATTCTTCACCACAAAGGAACCGGGAAAAGGTACAGGCTTAGGTTTGGCCCTTGTCTATAGTATTTTAGAAAATCATAAAGGAAGAATTACTGTGGAAAGCTCTCTTGGGCAGGGAACAAAGTTTACCGTTTATTTACCGGTGCTTTCCGAAAGTAAAAAAGAGGACCCATTCTTTGAAACTTCCCCTAAAGACGAGAAGAAGGATACGAGAACTGTGCTTCTTATTGAAGACGAGGAGATGATACGTATTCCCCTTGCCGGTTATCTCTCCGAGTTCGGACATAAACTATACGTAGCTCAAGACGGAGAAGAAGGAATTGCGGCATATTCCCAGCACAAGGAGGATATAGACGTTGTGATCTGCGATCTAAATCTTCCTAAAGCGAACGGGCTCGAGGTGCTCCGGAAGATCCGGGCTCAGGATCGGAACCTTCCCCTCTTCCTTGCCAGCGGCTATATAGATCCGAAGATAAAAGCGGATCTAGAAGAAATAGGGATCAAATGCATTATCCAAAAACCGTATCATTTTGAATCTATTCTCAAGAAAATTCAAAATATATAA
- a CDS encoding winged helix-turn-helix transcriptional regulator, with protein sequence MKRKSLEDESCPIARSLGEIGEWWSLLIIRDSFLGKKRFGEFEKSLGLAKNILSARLQSLVNHGVLEISPASDGSAYQEYNLSAKGKKLFPILVALRQWGESCLFDESGPEQILVDKKFGKKIKPIEIRSQDGRLLRADDVRIEFLTPKAKKKSSSKK encoded by the coding sequence ATGAAACGCAAAAGCTTAGAAGATGAATCTTGCCCAATCGCAAGATCTCTGGGTGAGATCGGAGAATGGTGGTCTCTTCTCATCATACGTGATTCTTTCCTGGGTAAAAAGAGATTCGGAGAATTTGAAAAGAGCCTAGGTCTTGCAAAGAATATACTTAGCGCGAGACTACAGAGTCTAGTCAATCATGGGGTCTTGGAGATCTCTCCTGCCTCGGATGGAAGTGCCTACCAAGAATACAATCTGTCCGCAAAGGGAAAGAAGCTCTTTCCGATACTAGTTGCCTTACGCCAATGGGGAGAATCCTGTCTATTTGATGAGTCAGGTCCAGAGCAGATACTGGTAGATAAGAAATTCGGAAAGAAGATCAAGCCGATAGAGATCAGATCCCAGGACGGAAGGCTTCTGCGTGCAGACGATGTCCGGATCGAATTCTTAACCCCCAAAGCAAAGAAGAAGTCCTCAAGCAAGAAATAA
- a CDS encoding SDR family oxidoreductase has product MRFKDKKVLITGGNSGIGFVTAKLMIQEGAKVAITGRDQNTLDSAQIELGENAIAIKADILDPKERENAIRIIQEKFGELDALFANAGIIKPSPLGATSEEDFNQVLHTNLTGAFFTVQAALPLLKKGSSVVLNGSVMSVIGSGGSSAYAASKAGVRAMSRVLATELGSKGIRVNVVVPGATKTPIWGQETPATQARLQAITRSIPMARIGEPEEIAKAVLFLASDDSSYIQGTELVVDGGATGSSAGAPIYLGK; this is encoded by the coding sequence ATGAGATTCAAGGACAAGAAGGTTTTGATTACCGGAGGAAATAGCGGCATAGGATTCGTTACCGCTAAGCTAATGATACAAGAAGGCGCAAAAGTAGCGATCACAGGTAGGGACCAGAATACACTGGATTCCGCTCAGATAGAATTAGGAGAGAATGCGATCGCAATCAAAGCGGATATTCTCGATCCGAAAGAAAGGGAGAATGCCATCCGGATCATCCAAGAAAAGTTTGGAGAACTAGACGCACTCTTTGCAAATGCAGGGATCATAAAACCAAGTCCTCTAGGAGCTACCTCGGAAGAAGATTTCAACCAAGTATTGCACACAAATCTCACTGGGGCCTTCTTCACTGTGCAAGCGGCCCTTCCCTTATTAAAGAAGGGATCTTCGGTAGTCTTGAATGGTTCCGTGATGAGCGTCATAGGATCCGGAGGAAGCTCCGCTTATGCAGCAAGCAAAGCCGGTGTTAGGGCAATGTCTAGAGTGCTCGCCACTGAACTTGGCTCCAAAGGAATTCGAGTGAACGTTGTAGTACCAGGAGCAACCAAAACCCCGATCTGGGGACAAGAAACTCCAGCAACCCAAGCAAGACTGCAAGCAATCACTCGCTCCATTCCCATGGCAAGAATAGGTGAACCGGAGGAGATCGCAAAAGCCGTCTTATTTTTAGCTTCCGACGATTCTTCCTATATCCAAGGGACAGAGTTGGTTGTGGACGGAGGCGCCACAGGTTCTTCTGCGGGAGCGCCTATTTATCTTGGCAAATAA
- a CDS encoding TetR/AcrR family transcriptional regulator — translation MAKILKTVGDEDRKKEILDAALYCFLQFGYSKTSMDDIAKKAELSRPLLYLKFKNKEDLFESIFDFTLEGRYVEADKVLKEKLPPNEKLFRICELILIEPWAKIEGHPKTDEFYEACSKLSPKSTEKYERQIRKYAHAVLGDKEAAETFYLSLEGLSADLPKLKTLTKRVRILVDRFSR, via the coding sequence ATGGCCAAGATCCTGAAAACCGTCGGAGACGAGGATAGAAAGAAGGAAATATTGGATGCGGCCCTGTATTGTTTTCTGCAATTCGGATATTCCAAGACTTCTATGGATGATATTGCCAAAAAGGCAGAACTCTCTCGGCCTCTTCTCTACTTGAAATTCAAGAACAAGGAAGATCTATTCGAAAGCATTTTCGATTTTACCTTAGAAGGCCGTTATGTAGAGGCAGACAAGGTATTGAAGGAAAAGCTTCCCCCTAATGAAAAACTCTTTCGTATCTGCGAATTGATCCTTATAGAACCTTGGGCAAAGATAGAAGGTCACCCTAAGACGGACGAATTCTACGAGGCATGTTCCAAACTTTCCCCTAAGAGCACGGAGAAATATGAGAGGCAGATCCGAAAATATGCTCATGCAGTCCTCGGAGATAAGGAGGCGGCGGAAACCTTCTATCTAAGCCTGGAAGGGCTCTCTGCGGATCTTCCCAAACTCAAGACCTTAACGAAGAGAGTGAGGATCCTAGTAGACCGTTTTTCTCGCTAA
- a CDS encoding MBL fold metallo-hydrolase, with translation MKPKQSPLGVFKNRYVFAGIAVLLLGTFSTCESIGQKAQGERLEKVQSSPQWREGKFVNPQPLVNFTWKAIQTLLNPSPHVNPTEPVPVVAVEKERFSKFPESGLRVTWLGHSTNLIEIDGLRILTDPVWGDRTSPISWIGPKRWYPPLIELKDLPEIDLVLISHDHYDHLDLATISIIKTWNTKFVVPLGVGANLEYWGVPKEKIVEMDWWGSLHLKGLEVVSTPARHASGRYLLDNDKKLWSSYALLGPKHRVYFSGDTGLFPAMKKIGEKYGPFDLTMIETGQYDQAWPDWHIGPEQAVIAHTQLKGKRLLPIHWGLFALASHSWTEPIERVMAKAEKLKVTVLTPRPGESTEPDLDPKHSSWWPKLPWRTGDENPIVSGQLEDPEEDEAL, from the coding sequence ATGAAACCGAAACAGAGTCCCCTTGGGGTATTTAAGAATCGATACGTGTTTGCAGGGATCGCAGTTTTGCTCCTCGGAACCTTTTCCACATGCGAAAGCATCGGACAGAAGGCGCAAGGAGAGAGACTGGAGAAGGTTCAATCTTCTCCTCAATGGAGAGAGGGGAAATTCGTGAATCCGCAACCCCTTGTGAATTTTACTTGGAAAGCGATCCAAACCCTTTTAAATCCGAGTCCACATGTGAATCCTACCGAACCGGTCCCGGTTGTCGCGGTAGAAAAAGAAAGATTCTCTAAATTCCCGGAGAGCGGGTTGCGGGTAACTTGGCTTGGGCACTCTACGAATTTGATCGAGATAGATGGCCTACGTATCCTGACCGATCCGGTCTGGGGAGATAGGACCTCTCCTATAAGCTGGATTGGGCCGAAACGTTGGTATCCTCCTCTGATCGAACTGAAGGATCTGCCTGAGATCGATTTGGTGCTCATATCCCACGATCACTATGATCATTTGGATCTTGCAACGATCTCTATTATAAAAACATGGAATACTAAATTTGTAGTTCCCTTAGGAGTGGGTGCCAATCTGGAGTATTGGGGAGTCCCTAAGGAAAAGATCGTAGAAATGGACTGGTGGGGAAGTTTACACCTAAAGGGTCTAGAGGTAGTAAGCACTCCAGCGAGACATGCTTCCGGAAGATATCTCTTAGACAACGATAAGAAACTCTGGTCAAGTTACGCTCTTCTTGGGCCGAAGCATAGAGTCTATTTTTCGGGAGATACTGGTCTATTCCCCGCTATGAAGAAGATCGGAGAAAAATACGGTCCCTTCGATCTGACGATGATAGAGACAGGACAGTATGATCAAGCTTGGCCGGACTGGCATATCGGGCCGGAACAGGCAGTGATCGCACATACTCAATTGAAAGGAAAGAGATTGCTTCCGATCCATTGGGGACTATTTGCGTTAGCCTCTCATTCTTGGACGGAACCGATCGAGAGGGTGATGGCAAAGGCGGAAAAACTCAAGGTCACCGTACTTACTCCTAGACCTGGAGAGAGCACCGAACCGGACCTGGATCCTAAACATAGTTCTTGGTGGCCTAAGCTTCCTTGGAGGACCGGGGACGAAAATCCGATCGTATCAGGGCAATTGGAAGATCCCGAGGAGGATGAAGCATTATGA
- a CDS encoding NAD-dependent epimerase/dehydratase family protein codes for MKIKVIITGATGMVGEGVLLECLEDPDIESILLLNRKASGFQHPKIKEIVHTNFLDISSIANELKGYDACFFCLGVSSVGMKEEEYFKLTHTLTMHVAEILAKQNPKMSFCYISGAHTDSTEKGRTMWARVKGKVENDLQKLPFARVYNFRPGYMQPSKGAKNTLSAYKYISWTYPVLKRLFPDSVSTLQELALAMIHSVTKGTDKRILEVRDILELAKK; via the coding sequence ATGAAAATCAAAGTAATCATAACTGGAGCCACTGGAATGGTGGGAGAAGGAGTGCTTTTGGAATGTCTGGAAGATCCGGACATAGAAAGTATTCTATTATTAAATCGTAAAGCATCTGGGTTTCAACACCCTAAGATCAAGGAAATCGTGCATACGAATTTCTTGGATATCAGCTCGATCGCAAATGAATTGAAGGGATACGATGCCTGCTTCTTTTGCTTAGGAGTCTCTTCTGTCGGAATGAAGGAAGAGGAATATTTCAAGCTGACCCATACTCTTACCATGCATGTGGCAGAAATACTGGCAAAGCAGAATCCTAAGATGAGCTTCTGTTATATTTCCGGGGCACATACGGATAGCACGGAGAAGGGGAGGACCATGTGGGCCAGAGTGAAAGGCAAGGTAGAAAACGATCTACAGAAACTTCCCTTTGCTAGAGTTTACAATTTTCGCCCAGGTTATATGCAGCCTAGCAAGGGGGCAAAGAACACTCTTTCGGCTTATAAATACATCAGCTGGACCTATCCTGTCCTAAAGAGACTATTCCCCGATAGCGTTAGCACATTACAGGAGCTCGCGCTAGCAATGATCCACTCCGTTACAAAAGGAACGGATAAAAGAATATTAGAAGTACGAGATATACTTGAGTTAGCCAAAAAGTAG
- a CDS encoding AraC family transcriptional regulator yields the protein MSRFKPKVPVLHLSDLSLAREEKIFYAGRLEDLPPSFTEYDSSHRHSYFAIFFFLKGKGTHSIDFQKFEIERNSLFFLKPGQVHSWTFHNKPEGFALKISPEFYSEISDRTGELRSFPFFSFSQSYPKIVLKPDPRLVSDFLRLSQEFEEGSEPKILFFLSQLILLQIKKEYEKFSDPLLTDNGPVSEFQILLEKHFIQERATSFYSRRLGLSPSALNRICQSVLGKSAKSIVHDRVLLEIKRLLLHSEMSITQICRELCFSDNAYLSRYFKVQTGLSPEQFRDLKRKAQ from the coding sequence ATGTCCAGGTTTAAGCCCAAGGTCCCAGTCCTTCATTTGTCCGATCTTTCCTTGGCTAGAGAGGAAAAGATCTTTTATGCGGGCAGATTGGAGGATCTTCCGCCCAGCTTTACGGAATACGATAGTTCTCATAGGCATTCGTACTTTGCGATCTTTTTCTTTCTCAAGGGAAAAGGAACTCATAGCATCGACTTCCAAAAATTCGAAATAGAGAGGAACTCCTTATTCTTTTTGAAACCGGGCCAAGTGCATTCTTGGACATTTCATAATAAACCAGAAGGATTCGCCTTAAAGATCTCTCCTGAATTCTATTCCGAAATTTCGGACCGGACCGGTGAACTCAGGAGTTTCCCGTTCTTCTCCTTCTCTCAGAGTTATCCTAAGATCGTTTTGAAACCGGACCCTAGATTGGTATCGGATTTCCTGAGGCTCTCTCAAGAATTCGAAGAAGGTTCCGAACCAAAGATCCTTTTCTTCTTAAGCCAATTGATCCTTTTACAGATCAAAAAAGAATACGAAAAGTTCTCCGATCCACTATTGACTGACAATGGGCCGGTGTCCGAATTCCAGATTCTATTAGAAAAACATTTTATTCAAGAGAGGGCTACATCCTTCTATTCCAGGAGACTTGGCCTGAGTCCGAGTGCCCTCAATCGGATTTGCCAATCCGTTTTGGGAAAATCCGCTAAATCTATAGTGCATGATCGGGTCTTGTTGGAGATCAAAAGGCTCTTGTTGCATTCTGAAATGAGTATCACTCAGATCTGTAGGGAGCTTTGTTTTTCGGATAACGCGTATTTGAGTCGTTATTTTAAGGTCCAGACCGGTCTTTCCCCCGAACAATTCAGGGACCTGAAACGAAAAGCACAATAA
- a CDS encoding DoxX family protein yields MLEKFFSTEPNFILTVARVTLGLVMIPHGFQKLFGWLGGYGWSATLGFFSSQGIPVILGILVILAESFGALGLILGLFTKLSAFGIGLTMLGAAIFQRQNGFFMNWFGSQSGEGIEYHILAMGLAFVLLIAGGGAFSLDWLISQKLK; encoded by the coding sequence ATGTTGGAGAAATTCTTTTCCACAGAACCCAATTTTATTCTTACAGTGGCAAGGGTCACCCTTGGATTGGTCATGATCCCTCACGGATTCCAAAAATTATTCGGATGGTTAGGAGGATACGGTTGGAGCGCAACCCTGGGTTTTTTTAGCTCACAAGGAATTCCGGTTATCCTGGGTATCTTAGTGATCCTTGCTGAATCCTTCGGGGCGCTCGGATTGATACTCGGGTTATTCACAAAACTTTCCGCATTCGGGATCGGATTGACCATGCTTGGTGCGGCCATCTTCCAGAGACAAAACGGATTCTTCATGAATTGGTTCGGTTCTCAATCCGGAGAAGGGATCGAATATCATATTCTAGCGATGGGGCTTGCCTTCGTGCTTCTGATTGCAGGAGGGGGAGCTTTCTCGCTAGATTGGTTGATCTCTCAAAAATTGAAATAG
- a CDS encoding HdeD family acid-resistance protein, whose protein sequence is MNQENRHWWLHILIGAIWFAAGISVILFPVQSYLGIALAFSVILILTGSGHLLFAFYNRKNVGLLGWNLALGILDLAAGILLTVHPEITVATLPFVFGMLLIFRSVSLISFAIQIHSSQSYPWGWVLFSGILTLAFAVLILFFPLIGILTIVFWTGVGFMTSGLGNLYFGWKEFQIERASLKKK, encoded by the coding sequence ATGAACCAGGAAAATAGGCATTGGTGGTTACACATATTGATCGGAGCGATCTGGTTCGCTGCCGGGATCTCTGTGATACTATTCCCGGTCCAAAGCTATCTAGGCATCGCGTTGGCATTCTCGGTAATATTGATCCTTACCGGAAGCGGCCATCTATTGTTTGCATTCTATAATCGTAAGAACGTAGGATTATTAGGATGGAATTTAGCCTTAGGGATCCTTGATCTTGCCGCCGGTATTTTGCTAACTGTTCATCCCGAAATTACAGTAGCGACGCTTCCTTTCGTTTTTGGGATGCTGCTCATATTCAGATCGGTTTCTTTGATCTCTTTCGCAATCCAGATCCACTCCAGTCAATCCTACCCTTGGGGTTGGGTCTTGTTTTCCGGGATACTGACGTTGGCCTTTGCGGTTCTAATATTATTTTTTCCTTTAATAGGAATACTTACGATAGTATTTTGGACGGGCGTAGGCTTCATGACCTCAGGACTCGGAAATCTTTACTTCGGTTGGAAAGAATTCCAAATAGAAAGAGCTTCCCTCAAGAAGAAATGA
- a CDS encoding Hsp20/alpha crystallin family protein, which translates to MNSLSKLSDNSSGLSSLDHFFQTWNEFLHKDNFRHVPAVNVIKTKEGFEMDFAVPGLDKKDIDVDIEGDLLTISAHKKSETSEKDKDYSKREYNYSSFSRSFTLPDSVQKDKISASYENGVLKLSLPKTETEQKKSPIKIGVK; encoded by the coding sequence ATGAATAGTTTGAGCAAACTTTCGGATAATTCTTCCGGTCTGTCTTCTCTAGATCATTTTTTTCAGACATGGAACGAATTCCTGCACAAGGATAATTTCCGTCACGTCCCGGCAGTCAATGTGATCAAGACCAAAGAAGGCTTCGAAATGGATTTTGCAGTCCCTGGCCTGGATAAAAAGGACATCGATGTGGATATCGAAGGGGACCTATTGACGATCAGCGCTCATAAGAAGAGCGAGACCTCCGAAAAGGATAAAGACTATAGCAAGAGAGAATACAATTATTCTTCTTTTAGCAGATCTTTTACTCTTCCGGATTCCGTCCAAAAGGATAAGATCTCCGCTTCTTACGAGAACGGGGTCCTGAAGCTATCCCTTCCGAAGACCGAAACGGAACAAAAGAAGTCTCCGATCAAGATCGGTGTAAAATAA
- a CDS encoding PAS domain S-box protein, whose product MSESKTETRQGQVLIDFLDFFLSIQEISLPADRVLSKVQERIGNGCGFDFSQIWLKSEANGAFHFETSWQIEKISTEDDLIRENLKKRSEEARDLTVLFSAKRWSLLHEMGHNSPHSSLSSFTSDLRSILSIPLLTKEDTVGYILFFSEKKLEIEEPYPALFDLISFHLGSLLQERQDQDGIKENEERMRDVLENMPIMFFSVDENFKTISWNHECETVLGYSAEEVIGNPSFSFPDLLYPLKSQGKISLDSKVLDVDFKNLELNLISKDGKDKLISLSNVSSGFPQYLPRKWFVGVDITRTKEIERELKSSLKELSDFQTALNAVSIVAITDRQGKIIYVNQNFCDISGYSRDELLGQNHRIINSGYHPKEFFHELWKTISKGKIWKGEIKNRAKDGKYYWVDTTISPILDENEKPYQFLAIRNNITERKETEEKARHAENNLKTLQDRMSPHFLFNTLSIIHSYLQTNPELADSAILMLADNYRFLTDQASKLLVPFDIEWKFTENYLQLLKLRFSDFLEVEIEKEGDFRNCQIPPLTLQPLVENSYIHGVRDKRGKGKIILKATVEGGTTQIVIRDNGNGLKTQNVYSRTIANIAERLKFYLYESEVKIENHPEGGAVVTIRFNYSSK is encoded by the coding sequence ATGAGCGAAAGCAAAACCGAGACAAGGCAAGGTCAGGTCTTAATCGATTTCCTGGATTTCTTTCTCTCTATCCAAGAGATTTCCCTTCCTGCGGATCGTGTGCTTTCTAAGGTCCAGGAACGGATAGGTAACGGTTGTGGTTTTGATTTTTCCCAAATTTGGCTGAAATCTGAAGCAAACGGAGCTTTTCATTTCGAAACAAGCTGGCAAATCGAAAAGATCTCTACCGAAGACGATCTTATTCGAGAAAATTTGAAAAAGAGATCGGAAGAGGCGAGAGATCTCACCGTTCTCTTCTCCGCGAAGAGATGGAGCCTATTGCATGAAATGGGGCATAATTCCCCGCATTCCTCCCTCTCTTCCTTTACTTCCGATCTAAGATCTATCCTGAGCATTCCTCTTCTAACAAAAGAAGATACGGTAGGATACATTTTGTTTTTCTCCGAAAAGAAGTTGGAGATAGAAGAACCCTATCCTGCCTTATTCGATCTCATCTCCTTTCATTTGGGAAGCTTACTGCAAGAAAGACAGGACCAAGACGGTATAAAGGAAAACGAAGAAAGAATGAGAGACGTATTGGAAAATATGCCGATCATGTTCTTCTCCGTGGATGAGAATTTTAAGACCATATCTTGGAATCATGAATGTGAAACGGTATTAGGTTATTCCGCGGAAGAGGTGATCGGTAACCCTTCCTTTTCCTTCCCAGATCTACTGTATCCTCTTAAATCCCAAGGTAAGATAAGTTTGGATTCTAAGGTCCTGGATGTGGATTTTAAGAATTTGGAATTAAATCTGATCTCTAAGGATGGAAAGGATAAGCTGATCTCTCTCTCCAATGTCTCCTCCGGTTTTCCTCAATATCTTCCCCGAAAATGGTTTGTGGGAGTGGATATCACTCGCACAAAGGAGATCGAAAGGGAACTAAAGAGTTCCTTAAAGGAGCTTTCCGATTTTCAAACTGCTTTGAATGCGGTCTCTATCGTGGCAATCACGGATAGACAGGGCAAGATCATATATGTGAACCAAAACTTTTGCGATATCAGCGGATACTCCAGAGACGAGCTGCTCGGTCAGAACCATCGGATCATCAACTCGGGCTATCATCCGAAAGAATTCTTTCATGAACTCTGGAAAACCATTTCTAAGGGAAAGATCTGGAAGGGGGAGATCAAGAACCGAGCTAAGGACGGAAAATACTATTGGGTAGACACTACTATTTCCCCTATCTTGGACGAGAATGAAAAGCCCTATCAATTCCTCGCGATCCGGAACAATATTACGGAAAGAAAGGAGACGGAAGAGAAGGCTCGGCACGCAGAGAATAACCTGAAGACGTTACAAGACAGGATGAGCCCACATTTCCTGTTTAACACGTTAAGTATCATTCATTCTTATTTACAGACGAATCCCGAACTTGCGGATTCGGCCATTCTCATGCTTGCGGACAATTACAGGTTCTTGACGGACCAGGCCTCTAAGTTATTAGTGCCTTTCGATATAGAATGGAAATTTACGGAAAATTATCTGCAGTTACTGAAATTGAGATTCTCCGATTTTCTGGAAGTGGAGATAGAGAAGGAAGGGGATTTCAGGAACTGTCAAATCCCTCCTTTGACCTTACAGCCGCTGGTTGAAAATTCCTATATCCACGGTGTCCGAGATAAGAGGGGAAAGGGAAAGATCATCCTAAAGGCCACCGTAGAAGGCGGGACTACACAGATCGTTATCCGCGATAATGGGAACGGTCTCAAGACCCAGAACGTTTATTCTCGCACGATCGCGAACATAGCGGAGAGATTGAAATTTTATCTTTACGAATCGGAAGTCAAGATCGAAAATCATCCTGAGGGTGGGGCGGTCGTGACGATACGCTTCAATTATTCCTCCAAATAG